In Rhodopirellula bahusiensis, the genomic stretch GCTGCGCAGCGAAGGGTAGGGCGACCCGCCGTGCGGTGAAGAGAGGTTTGCTTGCGTGCTGATGGACGCCTGCGTCACGGAGCTTCCTCGTCCGAGGTGGTTTCCGCTTCGGTCGACTCAGCTTCTTCCACTGCGGCTTCAGCTTCCTCGACGGCCTCTGTTTCAACAGCCGCTTCAGTTTCCGCAACGTCCGAATCGCCTGACGACAGTCCGCCGATCGAACCAATGGCATCTTCCAAATCGGTCGTGTCAGCTTCGTCGGTGCCGGTTGGCACAACCAATCCGCTGGTGATGTCTTCGACGTCGTCACCAGGCCCGGACTGAATCTGCGAGTCATTCGTATCCGCAACGGCTGGAGCGTGAGCACCCAACTGGTACATCGCGAATGCACAAACCAGAGCCCATACGGCGGCTGTGCCGACGGTGATGGCGGTGAACGTGTCACCCGCCTTGCTGCCGAACGCCGACTGACCGCCGGGTCCACCCAAGGCACCCGTCAATCCGCCGCCTTTGCCGCGTTGAATCAAGATCAACAGGATCAAGAACACCGACAAAAACGCCATCAACCAACCCAGAACCACGCTCATGAACGAGGCCAAGGGCAGGGCGGGAATCAGTTGATTGACCAACGACGCGGGTTGGAGCAAAGAATCGAAAGCGACACTCACGGCGAACAGTCCGTTGAAATGGATAGGTTGTGGGAACGAAAACAGGGTCGAATCAGGCAGAAGGAGCCGCTTTGATGATTCCAGCGAAATCATCGACTTTCAAGCTGGCACCGCCGACGAGAGCCCCGTCGATATTGGGTTGGGACAACAACTCTTCTGCGTTGCCCGGTTTCACACTGCCACCGTACTGAATTCGGATTTGTTCGGCGACTTCGGTCGAGAACATTTTTCCCAAAAGCTCACGAATGAAAGCGTGAACCGCCTCGGCTTGTTCTTTACTGGCCGTTTTGCCGGTTCCGATCGCCCAAACGGGCTCGTAAGCGATGACGATGTTGGCCGCACGAGCTTCGTCCAAACCTTCCAGCGATCCGCGAATTTGCGTTTCGACGACCGATTCAGTGTCGCCCGATTCGCGTTGCTCAAGCG encodes the following:
- the secG gene encoding preprotein translocase subunit SecG, with translation MSVAFDSLLQPASLVNQLIPALPLASFMSVVLGWLMAFLSVFLILLILIQRGKGGGLTGALGGPGGQSAFGSKAGDTFTAITVGTAAVWALVCAFAMYQLGAHAPAVADTNDSQIQSGPGDDVEDITSGLVVPTGTDEADTTDLEDAIGSIGGLSSGDSDVAETEAAVETEAVEEAEAAVEEAESTEAETTSDEEAP